Proteins encoded in a region of the Thunnus thynnus chromosome 8, fThuThy2.1, whole genome shotgun sequence genome:
- the LOC137188454 gene encoding eukaryotic translation initiation factor 4 gamma 1-like — protein MNMEKQKNMDVTFMLVPLNAAEKRKIKRRKVNGGEPVVFVEPSTSTRKRLEPKAPSEQAMRKNKGPSKNPVIFLDKSASTKTPEVNITFGCPSTQKKPVLGQCSASKKEVASHSINVRRQREPYVSGERSASKKEAKTASQKPAVQTRMRNWTKQRERKAKVPSEVSATLPRVTEKDKQIKPKEVISLVRTTLDHLTAETFKDLMTKLQNVTVDSEERLNSVINLIFEKAMSRPDSSALYANMCRCLTKMIVPAKDLKLPGSFQTLLIRRCQAEFVKHHGKDETFEQMQSKDVSLIITTTKFLEEQEEEHQRLRNELDNAEASSRSVSNIKFIAELFRLKMLSEAAVHSCMQRLLNNQDEESLECICTLLDSIGKELELLTPKKIMDSYFRKVADIIKQGKTSSRVSDLLKNIADLRHRNWIPECIDMDQIVMEDEHSGDSTNSLSSSSSSSSSSGHSTIHQTSAVVQLSSESAVCKEEPALPSLDADSSSANQHIQDSEESHPFDKQNDKQEDNSHPELNKEETRQTLSFTPFQHSLTEDEMEIFAEAIIDKYLRTDDLKEVLHIVSHLNSPSVLYIFVRNAVDLTFECGSRTRRQVGMLLLELVKSGALHTEQFFRGLKEILQVADYISTDVPEIWLCLAEVLSPVLHEGGISMAELFGEIQTLVPLGPAGVLLAHILTILSSSISLKTIKAMWNNAGVKWQDFLHSGDDIRKFTANWKVEYTDG, from the exons ATGAacatggaaaaacagaaaaacatggatgtaaCATTCATGCTAGTTCCTCTTAATgcagcagagaagaggaaaatTAAAAGGAGGAAGGTCAACGGAGGAGAGCCAGTCGTTTTCGTGGAGCCCTCAACCTCCACAAGAAAACGATTAGAACCAAAGGCTCCTTCGGAACAAGccatgaggaaaaacaaaggaCCTTCAAAAAACCCTGTCATTTTCCTAGATAAATCAGCCTCCACCAAGACACCAGAGGTGAACATTACTTTTGGGTGTCCATCAACCCAAAAGAAGCCTGTTTTAGGTCAGTGTTCAGCCTCCAAGAAAGAGGTTGCTTCTCATTCCATCAATGTGAGAAGACAGAGGGAGCCGTATGTTTCAGGAGAGCGTTCAGCCTCCAAAAAAGAGGCAAAGACTGCTTCTCAAAAACCTGCCGTCCAGACCCGGATGAGGAATTGGACCAAACAGAGGGAGCGCAAAGCTAAAGTTCCCTCTGAGGTATCTGCAACTCTGCCTCGTGTCACAGAGAAAGACAAGCAGATCAAACCAAAAGAGGTCATCAGTTTGGTGAGGACCACCTTAGACCACCTGACTGCTGAAACATTTAAGGACCTTATGACTAAGCTGCAAAACGTGACAGTGGACTCAGAAGAGAGGTTGAACTCAGTCATCAACCTCATCTTTGAGAAAGCCATGTCGAGGCCAGACTCATCTGCACTGTACGCCAACATGTGCCGCTGCCTAACAAAA atgATAGTCCCCGCAAAAGACCTGAAACTCCCTGGCAGTTTTCAAACGCTACTTATCAGGCGCTGCCAGGCTGAGTTTGTGAAGCACCACGGCAAGGATGAGACCTTTGAGCAGATGCAGAGTAAAGATGTAAGTTTAATTATCACAACTACCAAATTCTTGGAAGAGCAAGAGGAAGAGCACCAGCGACTGAGGAATGAGCTGGACAACGCCGAAGCATCCAGTCGCTCTGTATCAAACATTAAGTTTATTGCAGAGCTCttcaggctgaagatgttgAGTGAGGCTGCGGTGCATAGCTGTATGCAGAGACTCCTAAACAACCAGGACGAAGAGTCTCTGGAGTGTATCTGTACTCTCCTGGACAGCATTGGTAAGGAGTTAGAGCTACTGACACCAAAGAAAATCATGGACAGTTACTTCAGGAAAGTGGCTGATATCATTAAACAGGGAAAGACGTCATCAAGAGTGTCTGACCTGCTGAAAAACATAGCAGATCTCAGACACAGGAACTGGATACCTGAATGCATAGACATGGACCAGATTGTTATGGAAGATGAGCATTCAGGTGACAGTACCAACAGCCTCTCCTCTTCATCGTCCTCCTCGTCATCTTCAGGACACTCCACCATTCATCAGACATCTGCTGTGGTACAATTGTCATCAGAGTCTGCAGTCTGCAAAGAAGAACCAGCTTTGCCATCACTGGATGCGGACTCCAGCTCTGCTAATCAGCATATTCAAGACAGTGAGGAGAGTCACCCGTTTGACAAGCAGAATGATAAACAGGAGGATAATAGCCACCCAGAGTTGAATAAAGAAGAGACTCGCCAAACTCTTTCTTTCACTCCATTTCAACACTCATTGACCGAGGATGAGATGGAGATCTTCGCAGAGGCTATAATTGACAAGTATCTGAGGACAGATGACTTGAAAGAGGTGCTGCACATCGTCTCACACCTCAACAGCCCATCAGTCCTCTATATTTTTGTCAGGAATGCTGTAGACTTGACGTTCGAGTGTGGCAGCAGGACTCGGCGGCAGGTGGGCATGTTGCTGCTTGAGCTTGTCAAATCGGGGGCTCTGCACACAGAGCAGTTCTTCAGAGGATTGAAGGAGATCTTGCAGGTTGCGGACTACATTTCCACAGATGTGCCTGAGATATGGCTCTGCCTTGCTGAGGTCCTCAGCCCCGTGCTGCATGAGGGAGGCATCTCCATGGCAGAGCTCTTTGGGGAAATCCAAACTCTTGTGCCTCTTGGACCAGCTGGTGTGCTATTGGCTCATATCCTCACCATCTTGTCCAGCAGCATCTCACTGAAGACCATCAAAGCGATGTGGAACAACGCTGGAGTCAAATGGCAGGATTTCCTTCACAGCGGTGACGACATCAGAAAGTTTACTGCCAACTGGAAGGTGGAGTACACCGACGGATAG